From a single Micromonospora carbonacea genomic region:
- a CDS encoding AAA family ATPase, producing the protein MAQPTTPDAPTPNGSAPPPPPSAAPPTSTPAQDATLLEKALFEIKRVIVGQDRMVERMFVALLARGHCLLEGVPGVAKTLAVETLARVVGGSFARVQFTPDLVPADIMGTRIYRQSSEKFDVELGPVFVNFLLADEINRAPAKVQSALLEVMSERQVSIGGQTHPVPDPFLVMATQNPIEQEGVYPLPEAQRDRFLMKIVVGYPTDAEEREIVYRMGVAPPEPARVFDTADLIALQRKADQVFVHNALVDYAVRLVLATRTPAEHGMPDVAQLIQYGASPRASLGLVRATRALALLRGRDYALPQDVQDIAPDILRHRLVLSYDALADDVPADHVVHRVMSTIPLPSVAPRQQATPGGAPPATAGWPGQRP; encoded by the coding sequence GTGGCCCAGCCGACCACGCCCGACGCCCCGACGCCGAACGGCAGCGCGCCGCCCCCGCCCCCGTCCGCCGCGCCGCCGACGAGCACCCCCGCGCAGGACGCGACGCTGCTGGAGAAGGCGCTGTTCGAGATCAAGCGGGTGATCGTCGGGCAGGACCGGATGGTCGAGCGGATGTTCGTCGCGCTGCTCGCCCGGGGGCACTGCCTGCTGGAGGGGGTCCCCGGGGTGGCGAAGACCCTGGCCGTGGAGACCCTCGCCCGGGTGGTCGGCGGGTCCTTCGCCCGGGTGCAGTTCACCCCGGACCTGGTCCCCGCCGACATCATGGGCACCCGGATCTACCGGCAGTCCAGCGAGAAGTTCGACGTCGAGCTGGGGCCGGTCTTCGTCAACTTCCTGCTCGCCGACGAGATCAACCGCGCCCCGGCGAAGGTGCAGTCCGCCCTGCTGGAGGTCATGAGCGAGCGGCAGGTGTCGATCGGCGGCCAGACCCACCCGGTGCCCGACCCGTTCCTCGTGATGGCCACGCAGAACCCGATCGAGCAGGAGGGCGTCTACCCGCTGCCCGAGGCGCAGCGGGACCGCTTCCTCATGAAGATCGTCGTCGGCTATCCGACCGACGCCGAGGAGCGGGAGATCGTCTACCGGATGGGCGTGGCCCCGCCCGAGCCGGCGCGGGTCTTCGACACCGCCGACCTGATCGCCCTGCAACGCAAGGCCGACCAGGTCTTCGTGCACAACGCGCTTGTCGACTACGCGGTGCGGCTGGTGCTGGCCACGCGTACCCCCGCGGAGCACGGCATGCCCGACGTCGCGCAACTGATCCAGTACGGCGCCAGCCCCCGCGCCTCGCTCGGCCTGGTCCGGGCGACCCGGGCACTGGCGCTGCTGCGCGGCCGCGACTACGCCCTGCCGCAGGACGTGCAGGACATCGCGCCGGACATCCTGCGGCACCGGCTGGTGCTCAGCTACGACGCGCTCGCCGACGACGTGCCGGCCGACCACGTCGTGCACCGGGTGATGTCGACGATCCCGCTGCCGTCGGTGGCCCCGCGCCAGCAGGCCACCCCGGGCGGCGCGCCGCCGGCCACCGCCGGGTGGCCCGGGCAGCGGCCGTGA
- a CDS encoding DUF58 domain-containing protein, giving the protein MARAAAVTPADPHPSPGTRSPISPAAAPRSEAVLSRLQLLVTRKLDGLLQGDYAGLLPGPGSEAGESREYRPGDDVRRMDWPVTARTTMPHVRRTVADRELETWLAVDLSASLDFGTGRWLKRDVVVAAAAALAHLTVRGGNRIGAVVGSGGDPQAPAGRRRGATPPPGPGRLVRLPARGGRRETQGLLRAIAGTEISPGRSDLGALVDALNRPPRRRGVAVVISDFLAPPQQWARPLRKLRVRHDVLAIEVVDPRELELPDVGVLPVVDPETGELHEVQTADPRLRRRYADAATAQRAEISAQLRGAGAAHLRLRTDTDWLLDMVRFVAAQRHARTRGTTR; this is encoded by the coding sequence GTGGCCCGGGCAGCGGCCGTGACCCCAGCCGACCCCCACCCCTCACCGGGCACGCGAAGCCCGATCTCGCCCGCCGCCGCGCCCCGCAGCGAGGCGGTGCTGTCCCGGCTCCAGCTGCTGGTCACCCGCAAGCTCGACGGCCTGCTCCAGGGCGACTACGCCGGCCTGCTGCCCGGCCCCGGCAGCGAGGCGGGGGAGTCGCGCGAGTACCGCCCCGGCGACGACGTGCGCCGGATGGACTGGCCGGTGACCGCCCGCACGACGATGCCGCACGTGCGGCGCACGGTGGCCGACCGGGAGCTGGAGACGTGGCTCGCCGTGGACCTCTCGGCGAGCCTCGACTTCGGCACCGGTCGGTGGCTCAAGCGGGACGTCGTGGTGGCCGCCGCCGCCGCGCTGGCCCACCTGACCGTGCGCGGCGGCAACCGGATCGGGGCGGTCGTCGGCAGCGGTGGCGACCCGCAGGCCCCGGCCGGCCGCCGGCGCGGCGCGACGCCCCCGCCCGGCCCGGGGCGGCTGGTGCGGCTGCCGGCCCGGGGCGGGCGTCGGGAGACGCAGGGACTGCTGCGGGCGATCGCCGGCACCGAGATCAGCCCCGGGCGCAGCGACCTGGGCGCGCTTGTCGACGCCCTGAACCGGCCGCCCCGCCGTCGCGGCGTCGCAGTGGTGATCTCCGACTTCCTCGCGCCGCCGCAGCAGTGGGCGCGTCCGCTGCGTAAGCTGCGGGTCCGGCACGACGTGCTGGCGATCGAGGTGGTCGACCCGCGCGAGCTGGAACTGCCCGACGTGGGGGTGCTGCCGGTGGTCGACCCGGAGACCGGCGAGCTGCACGAGGTGCAGACCGCCGACCCCCGGCTGCGCCGCCGGTACGCCGACGCCGCGACCGCCCAGCGGGCGGAGATCTCCGCGCAGCTGCGCGGGGCCGGCGCGGCCCACCTGCGACTCCGCACCGACACCGACTGGCTGCTCGACATGGTGCGCTTCGTCGCCGCGCAGCGGCACGCCCGCACCCGGGGGACGACACGATGA
- a CDS encoding VWA domain-containing protein, with product MIRFLQPWWLLAVLPALALAALYVWRQRRRRAYAMRFTNVDLLRTLAPKGLGWRRHVPAVAFLLCLLVLATALARPAIDTREPLERATVMLAIDVSLSMQADDVAPNRLEAAQEAAKQFVGELPQTYNLGLVSFAKAANVLVPPTKDRDAVTAAIDGLVLAEATATGEAVFTCLEAIRSVPADGAAGIPPARIVLLSDGFRTSGRSVEEAAAAAQAANVPVSTIAFGTDDGQVDIGGQLQRVPVDRMALAELAETTEGYFYEAASVSELKQVYQDMGSSIGFRTEPREITQWYAGLALLLALCAGATSLLWTSRLI from the coding sequence ATGATCCGTTTTCTGCAACCGTGGTGGCTGCTGGCCGTGCTGCCGGCGCTCGCCCTCGCCGCGCTGTACGTGTGGCGGCAGCGCCGCCGCCGGGCGTACGCGATGCGGTTCACCAACGTGGACCTGCTGCGCACCCTCGCGCCGAAGGGGCTGGGCTGGCGGCGGCACGTGCCGGCGGTGGCGTTCCTGCTCTGCCTGCTGGTGCTCGCCACGGCGCTGGCCCGGCCGGCGATCGACACCCGGGAGCCGCTGGAGCGGGCCACCGTCATGCTGGCGATCGACGTGTCGCTGTCCATGCAGGCCGACGACGTCGCGCCGAACCGGCTGGAGGCCGCCCAGGAGGCGGCCAAGCAGTTCGTCGGCGAGCTGCCGCAGACCTACAACCTGGGTCTCGTCTCGTTCGCGAAGGCGGCGAACGTGCTGGTGCCGCCCACGAAGGACCGGGACGCGGTGACCGCCGCGATCGACGGGCTGGTGCTGGCCGAGGCGACCGCCACCGGCGAGGCGGTCTTCACCTGCCTGGAGGCGATCCGGTCGGTGCCGGCCGACGGCGCGGCGGGCATCCCGCCGGCCCGGATCGTGCTGCTCTCCGACGGGTTCCGCACCTCGGGGCGGTCGGTGGAGGAGGCGGCCGCGGCCGCGCAGGCGGCCAACGTGCCGGTCTCCACCATCGCGTTCGGCACCGACGACGGGCAGGTCGACATCGGCGGCCAGTTGCAGCGGGTCCCGGTGGACCGGATGGCGTTGGCCGAGCTCGCCGAGACGACCGAGGGCTACTTCTACGAGGCCGCCTCGGTCAGCGAGCTGAAGCAGGTCTATCAGGACATGGGCAGCTCGATCGGGTTCCGCACCGAGCCGCGCGAGATCACCCAGTGGTATGCGGGCCTGGCCCTGCTGCTGGCGCTGTGCGCGGGCGCCACCAGCCTGCTCTGGACGTCCCGGCTGATCTGA